Proteins encoded in a region of the uncultured Paludibaculum sp. genome:
- a CDS encoding CpsB/CapC family capsule biosynthesis tyrosine phosphatase, whose protein sequence is MVDIHSHILFGMDDGARTLDDSLAMANMAVACGTTDIVASPHADSQYHYDAKLVDQRLEQVQRLIGPSLRIHRGCDFHLSYENIRLALDTPHKYSINGSGYLLVEFSDVLIMSSTEQIFSELQSAGLVPIVTHPERNPHLVKNIKRLTQWVENGSFLQITAQSILGQFGPEAHRCCIRLLDAGLVHFIASDGHDIKRRPPRLDLARNYVTQRYGPDYADLLVDMNPRSVVEGRPLDPGPMVAPTRRKPWYQFW, encoded by the coding sequence GTGGTCGACATTCACTCGCACATCCTGTTTGGAATGGATGACGGGGCACGCACCCTGGATGACAGCTTGGCTATGGCAAACATGGCCGTCGCCTGTGGCACGACGGACATTGTCGCCAGCCCTCACGCCGACAGCCAGTATCATTACGACGCGAAACTGGTGGACCAGCGACTGGAACAGGTTCAGCGGCTGATTGGGCCGAGCCTGCGGATCCACCGGGGCTGCGATTTCCACCTCAGCTACGAGAACATCCGTCTGGCGCTGGACACCCCACACAAATACTCCATCAATGGAAGCGGTTACCTGCTGGTGGAGTTCTCGGACGTCCTGATCATGAGTTCCACTGAGCAGATCTTCTCCGAACTCCAGTCAGCCGGACTGGTGCCAATCGTCACGCATCCAGAACGCAACCCACACTTGGTAAAGAACATCAAACGGCTGACACAATGGGTGGAGAACGGTAGTTTTCTCCAGATCACGGCCCAGAGCATATTGGGGCAGTTCGGGCCCGAAGCGCACCGATGTTGTATTCGTCTACTGGACGCCGGCCTCGTTCACTTCATCGCCAGCGACGGCCACGATATCAAGCGGCGCCCTCCGCGGCTGGATCTCGCCCGCAACTACGTCACACAGCGTTACGGCCCTGATTACGCAGATCTTCTGGTCGACATGAACCCACGCAGTGTCGTGGAAGGACGGCCGCTGGATCCCGGTCCAATGGTTGCGCCGACACGGCGCAAACCCTGGTACCAGTTCTGGTAG
- a CDS encoding GDP-L-fucose synthase, whose protein sequence is MKPSDSIFVAGHRGLVGSAIVRALEAAGYSRLVTASRKETDLCNQEAVERFFAERRPDYVFLAAARVGGILANDTRPAEFLTENLQIQTNVIAAAQRYGVKKLLFLGSSCIYPKMAPQPIEERHLLTGPLEPTNQWYAIAKIAGLKMCQAYRRQYGFAAISLMPTNLYGPGDNFDLQSSHVLPALIRKFHEAKVTGAEEVVVWGTGTPKREFLHVDDLASACLFLMDHYDEEEPVNVGSGEEVEIGALAGMVRRVVECEAPIRFDTSVPDGTPRKLLDSRKLRELGWTPRIGLEPGLRETYAWYRGLLG, encoded by the coding sequence ATGAAACCATCCGATTCGATCTTCGTGGCGGGCCACCGTGGTCTGGTTGGTTCGGCGATTGTGCGAGCGCTGGAGGCGGCGGGCTATTCGCGGCTGGTGACGGCGTCGCGGAAGGAGACCGACCTGTGTAACCAGGAGGCAGTAGAGCGGTTCTTCGCCGAGCGGCGGCCCGACTATGTGTTCCTGGCGGCCGCGCGCGTCGGAGGGATCCTGGCCAACGACACTCGGCCGGCCGAGTTTTTGACCGAGAATCTGCAGATTCAGACGAATGTCATTGCGGCGGCGCAGCGGTATGGCGTGAAGAAGTTGCTGTTCTTGGGGTCGAGCTGCATTTATCCAAAGATGGCTCCGCAGCCGATCGAGGAGCGGCACCTACTGACCGGCCCTTTGGAGCCAACGAATCAGTGGTATGCGATTGCCAAGATCGCGGGGCTCAAGATGTGCCAGGCATACCGGCGGCAGTATGGATTCGCGGCCATCAGCCTGATGCCGACCAATCTATATGGGCCGGGCGACAACTTCGATTTGCAGTCGTCGCACGTGCTGCCGGCACTGATCCGCAAGTTTCACGAGGCGAAGGTGACGGGCGCGGAAGAGGTGGTGGTGTGGGGGACAGGTACGCCGAAGCGGGAATTCCTACACGTGGACGATCTTGCGAGCGCCTGTCTGTTCCTGATGGATCACTATGACGAGGAAGAGCCGGTGAACGTGGGGAGTGGCGAAGAGGTGGAGATCGGGGCGTTGGCCGGGATGGTGAGGCGGGTGGTGGAGTGTGAAGCCCCCATCCGGTTTGACACCTCGGTGCCGGACGGCACTCCGCGCAAGCTGCTGGACAGCCGCAAACTACGTGAATTGGGCTGGACACCACGGATCGGGCTCGAGCCGGGGCTGCGTGAGACCTACGCCTGGTACCGGGGGTTGCTGGGCTGA
- the gmd gene encoding GDP-mannose 4,6-dehydratase: MKRALITGITGQDGSYLTEFLLAAGYHVSGLIRRASTFNTGRLDHIYADPHDSGSRLKLHFGDVTDGTGLRRVLEASMPDEIYNLAAQSHVRVSFDQAEYSADVVATGTLRLLEAVRDYSDNTGRRVRFYQAGSSEMFGAAAPPQSETTAFHPRSPYAVSKVAAHWYGVNYRESYGLFVCNGILFNHESPRRGETFVTRKITRALARIKLGLQEKLFLGNLDAKRDWGFAGDYVKAMWMMLQQPQPDDYVVATGEAYSVREFLDAASEELDLDWKEVVAIDERYFRPAEVDYLMGDASKARARLGWKPAVNFRELVRMMTAHDLELARREETLRQAGHVGATVLG, translated from the coding sequence GTGAAGCGAGCATTGATTACTGGGATTACGGGTCAAGACGGATCGTACCTGACGGAGTTTCTGCTGGCGGCGGGCTATCACGTATCGGGGCTGATCCGGAGGGCGTCGACGTTCAACACCGGGCGGCTAGACCACATTTACGCGGACCCGCATGACAGCGGATCGCGGCTGAAGCTGCACTTTGGGGACGTAACGGATGGCACGGGGCTGCGGCGTGTGTTGGAGGCGTCGATGCCGGACGAGATCTACAATCTGGCGGCGCAGTCGCACGTGAGGGTGAGCTTCGACCAGGCGGAGTACTCGGCGGACGTCGTGGCGACGGGGACGTTGCGGCTGCTGGAGGCGGTGCGCGACTACAGCGACAATACGGGGCGACGGGTACGGTTCTATCAGGCGGGGTCGTCGGAGATGTTTGGGGCGGCGGCGCCTCCGCAGAGTGAGACGACGGCGTTTCATCCGCGGAGCCCGTATGCGGTGTCGAAGGTGGCGGCGCATTGGTATGGGGTGAACTATCGCGAGTCGTATGGCTTGTTTGTGTGCAATGGGATTCTTTTCAATCACGAGTCGCCGCGGCGTGGCGAGACGTTTGTGACCCGCAAGATTACGAGAGCGTTGGCGCGCATCAAGCTGGGGTTGCAGGAGAAGCTGTTTCTGGGCAATCTGGACGCGAAACGGGATTGGGGGTTTGCCGGCGACTATGTGAAGGCGATGTGGATGATGCTGCAGCAGCCGCAGCCGGACGATTACGTGGTGGCCACGGGCGAGGCGTATTCGGTGCGGGAGTTCCTGGACGCGGCTTCGGAGGAGTTGGATCTGGACTGGAAGGAAGTGGTGGCGATTGACGAACGGTACTTCCGTCCGGCGGAGGTGGATTACCTGATGGGGGATGCGTCGAAGGCGCGGGCGCGGCTGGGCTGGAAGCCCGCGGTGAACTTCCGCGAGTTGGTGAGAATGATGACGGCTCACGACCTGGAACTGGCACGGCGGGAAGAGACACTGCGGCAGGCGGGTCATGTGGGCGCGACGGTTTTGGGGTAA
- a CDS encoding O-antigen ligase family protein produces MGNSKGAAVRVVLLVGLGLVLAAGVLLEGGVWPAQWIWCAMGVAALSITQVVVTRRRSVAPDGGVVLWLATALAGWMVFQMVPLPPGLVAVVSPTRVEVARAAGVQGWLALSVAPRSTWEWLVNMLPALAAFLMMRELGWAWRERMWVAAAPVIGVAWLESLLGLTQWSLARGAGAADSSVGTYVNRNHFAGLLEMALPLAALWALSVWRHGRRRHERPAGPALAACGLLGVAVCLLLGVVFSLSRMGFIASLLGLVVVGVLVMGTSREPGYGRKRSLRWVAPVVVVSVGTALAAIYLPTDELIRRFATFAETDDISKDMRAEVWRDTRALIAAYPVTGSGLGTYEHAFLRYKHVVPMMTVDFAHNDYLQALAELGVVGVTIGAALVLWVGVGLVRVVVLEPGSMNWTMAVGLAGALSTLLLHSLVDFNMYIPANALVAGWLCGLAASPGLRWRAEEETRSSRRKKSIPEREG; encoded by the coding sequence ATGGGCAATTCGAAGGGAGCTGCGGTGCGCGTTGTTCTACTGGTAGGTCTGGGACTGGTTCTGGCGGCGGGCGTACTTCTCGAAGGTGGAGTTTGGCCGGCGCAGTGGATCTGGTGCGCGATGGGGGTGGCGGCGCTGTCCATCACCCAAGTAGTGGTGACACGACGGCGGTCGGTGGCTCCCGACGGTGGAGTGGTTTTGTGGCTGGCTACGGCCCTGGCGGGGTGGATGGTGTTTCAGATGGTTCCGCTGCCTCCAGGACTGGTGGCAGTGGTCAGCCCCACGCGGGTGGAGGTAGCGCGAGCGGCCGGGGTGCAGGGATGGTTGGCACTGAGCGTGGCTCCGCGGTCGACGTGGGAGTGGCTGGTGAACATGCTGCCGGCGCTGGCGGCCTTTCTGATGATGCGGGAGTTGGGGTGGGCATGGCGTGAGCGGATGTGGGTGGCCGCGGCGCCAGTGATTGGAGTGGCGTGGCTGGAGAGTCTGTTGGGGCTGACGCAGTGGTCTCTTGCTCGGGGGGCGGGCGCGGCGGATTCCTCCGTGGGGACGTATGTGAACCGCAACCACTTCGCCGGGTTGCTGGAGATGGCGCTGCCGCTGGCGGCGTTGTGGGCGTTGTCGGTGTGGCGGCACGGACGTAGGCGGCATGAGCGGCCGGCCGGTCCAGCGCTGGCGGCGTGCGGATTGCTCGGCGTAGCGGTGTGTCTGCTGCTGGGGGTGGTGTTCTCGTTGTCGCGGATGGGTTTTATCGCCTCGCTGCTGGGCCTGGTGGTGGTGGGGGTGTTGGTGATGGGGACGAGCCGGGAGCCGGGGTATGGACGGAAGCGGAGTCTGCGCTGGGTGGCTCCGGTGGTGGTGGTGAGTGTGGGGACGGCACTGGCGGCGATCTATCTGCCCACGGACGAACTGATCAGGCGGTTTGCGACGTTCGCGGAGACAGACGATATTTCGAAGGATATGCGGGCGGAGGTTTGGCGGGATACGCGGGCTTTGATCGCGGCGTATCCGGTGACGGGCAGCGGCCTGGGGACCTATGAGCATGCGTTCCTGCGATACAAGCATGTAGTCCCGATGATGACCGTGGATTTCGCGCACAACGACTACCTGCAGGCCCTGGCGGAGTTGGGTGTGGTGGGGGTGACGATCGGGGCAGCGCTGGTGTTGTGGGTGGGCGTGGGGCTGGTGCGAGTGGTGGTGCTGGAGCCTGGGTCGATGAACTGGACGATGGCGGTGGGCTTGGCCGGGGCATTGAGTACGCTACTGCTGCACAGTCTGGTGGATTTCAACATGTATATTCCCGCGAACGCGCTGGTGGCGGGGTGGTTGTGCGGGTTGGCGGCCAGCCCGGGGTTGCGGTGGAGGGCTGAGGAAGAGACACGGAGCAGTAGACGGAAGAAATCCATTCCAGAGAGAGAGGGATAG
- a CDS encoding YdcF family protein has translation MPLWTHKVLVIPFLPVGLCISTILLGLLCRRRWLSGLGATLLTLSSMNVVSDRILGSLEHAYAPIRVENCTSADAIVVLGGSVRTESPAGALEWNESSDRFQRGIELFRAGKAPFVVFTAARIRWRPGITEGALLRDEALRRGLTQEQVVVPEALVENTAGEAETIRQLMTRRGWKRIILVTSAFHMRRSMRLMRGAGVEALPFPCDYQARRQAPLEMMDFLPQAEPLLKTERAVREWIGILFYAARGK, from the coding sequence TTGCCGCTCTGGACCCACAAAGTACTCGTCATCCCGTTCCTGCCAGTTGGTCTCTGCATCTCAACCATCCTGCTCGGACTCCTGTGCCGGAGGCGATGGCTGAGCGGATTAGGAGCCACCCTCCTCACCTTATCTTCAATGAACGTCGTCTCAGATCGCATACTCGGCTCGCTTGAGCATGCTTATGCGCCGATCCGCGTGGAGAACTGCACATCAGCCGATGCGATCGTCGTCCTGGGTGGATCCGTACGGACCGAATCCCCCGCCGGGGCCCTGGAATGGAACGAGTCGTCAGATCGCTTCCAACGCGGCATCGAACTGTTTCGCGCCGGCAAGGCCCCCTTCGTGGTGTTTACGGCAGCCCGCATCCGGTGGCGGCCCGGGATCACTGAGGGCGCCCTCCTGCGCGACGAAGCCCTACGCCGGGGTCTCACACAAGAGCAAGTCGTCGTCCCGGAAGCTCTGGTGGAAAACACAGCCGGAGAAGCCGAGACCATCAGGCAGCTCATGACCCGGCGCGGCTGGAAACGCATCATTCTCGTCACCAGTGCGTTTCACATGCGCCGCTCAATGCGCCTCATGCGCGGCGCTGGAGTCGAGGCCCTGCCCTTCCCTTGTGACTATCAGGCACGCCGCCAGGCGCCGCTTGAAATGATGGACTTCCTGCCCCAAGCCGAACCACTGTTGAAAACCGAACGCGCCGTACGCGAGTGGATCGGCATCCTTTTCTACGCCGCACGCGGCAAGTAG
- a CDS encoding SGNH/GDSL hydrolase family protein, with the protein MYHRPLPLNLVVMFAVLVPVGAAPASARFDRLYVFGDSYSDTGAGYLDGNGPTAVAYLAEHMGLRLVPATASENAQSSLNFAVSGARTDRGAGRRMEGALLGYGMRNQVEDFAAQVRSRGIEFNPGRALFFVAGGLNDSRLASGTTVENLKEEIRILHAVGARRFLLALLPMAIPNFSGVGRRLNPELARIPQEIRAEFPDVQIVMSNWGLFMDDVIRNAVDYGIEDTTSACAGRAIFREDATPCHQPSKYYFYHSGHPSTAVHQIVGARMYEELITTGPRPE; encoded by the coding sequence ATGTATCATCGGCCACTACCCCTCAACCTCGTCGTGATGTTCGCCGTGCTCGTTCCAGTAGGAGCCGCACCTGCCAGCGCGCGTTTCGACCGCCTGTATGTCTTTGGCGACAGCTACTCGGACACCGGCGCCGGCTATCTCGATGGGAATGGGCCCACGGCCGTTGCCTATCTGGCCGAACACATGGGTCTGCGACTGGTGCCTGCGACAGCCTCGGAGAACGCCCAATCCAGCCTGAACTTCGCTGTCAGTGGAGCACGGACTGACCGCGGCGCGGGGCGGCGCATGGAAGGGGCCTTACTCGGCTATGGCATGCGCAATCAGGTAGAGGATTTTGCAGCCCAAGTCCGCTCGCGCGGTATTGAATTCAACCCCGGACGGGCCCTCTTTTTCGTTGCGGGCGGACTGAACGACTCGCGCCTGGCCAGCGGCACAACTGTCGAGAATCTGAAGGAGGAGATTAGAATCCTCCACGCCGTTGGGGCACGCCGGTTCCTGCTGGCGCTGCTGCCGATGGCTATTCCCAATTTCAGTGGGGTCGGCAGGCGACTAAATCCGGAATTGGCTCGTATTCCGCAGGAGATTCGCGCGGAATTTCCAGATGTTCAAATTGTGATGAGCAATTGGGGCCTGTTCATGGATGACGTAATCCGGAACGCGGTGGACTACGGAATTGAGGACACGACATCGGCTTGTGCGGGGCGCGCCATCTTTCGTGAAGACGCAACACCCTGCCATCAGCCGTCGAAGTACTACTTCTACCACTCGGGCCATCCCTCGACAGCAGTCCACCAGATCGTCGGCGCGAGAATGTATGAGGAGTTGATCACCACCGGTCCGAGGCCGGAGTAG
- a CDS encoding MraY family glycosyltransferase produces the protein MYSILFLAIVSFLVALLLTPVVRDVFRRGGMVDAPTGGRKIHTEAIPRVGGIAIAIGYVVAFSGLLLLRFNGGAAVWRELDQVIRLLPAAGLIFAVGLYDDLRGLKPWPKFLLQFAAAGLAFWGGVRVMALHGHGLNTWWWSIPVTLFWLVFCTNAFNLIDGVDGLATGVGLFATLTTLAAGLMQGNYSLVLATVPLAGAMAGFLRYNFNPASIFLGDSGSYTIGFLLGCFGILWSQKAATILGITAPLMAFAVPLLDTSLSIVRRFLRRQPIFGADRGHIHHKLLDMGMTTRRAVLVLYGAAGVGAGLALIGSASRNPFAGLVLVLFAAVAWVGIQSLGYVELNMASRLLFRGSFRRVLNAELALRSARLRLMAARSAEEYWAGLDESCVEMGFQGCSLRVDGLHFSTEGDHQPGWWVTVPLGERGEVQVWHDYASDRTVHMLAPFAELLWATIGQFGVGEWPGDRTDRHVAQAKARAAAVAGGRDEIALD, from the coding sequence ATGTACTCCATCCTTTTTCTGGCGATCGTGTCTTTTCTCGTGGCGCTGCTGCTCACGCCAGTAGTGCGCGACGTATTCCGACGCGGAGGCATGGTGGATGCGCCGACCGGGGGGCGCAAGATCCACACGGAGGCCATTCCCCGGGTGGGCGGCATCGCGATTGCCATTGGGTATGTGGTGGCGTTTTCGGGGCTGCTGCTCTTGCGGTTCAATGGCGGGGCGGCCGTTTGGCGGGAACTGGACCAGGTGATCCGGCTGTTGCCGGCGGCCGGGCTGATCTTCGCCGTGGGTTTGTACGACGATTTGCGCGGACTCAAGCCGTGGCCCAAGTTCCTGTTGCAGTTTGCGGCGGCGGGCCTGGCGTTCTGGGGCGGCGTGCGTGTAATGGCACTGCATGGCCATGGGCTCAACACCTGGTGGTGGAGCATTCCGGTAACACTGTTCTGGCTGGTGTTCTGCACGAACGCGTTCAACCTGATTGACGGAGTGGACGGGCTGGCCACCGGCGTTGGGCTATTCGCAACCTTGACGACACTAGCGGCCGGTCTGATGCAGGGCAACTATTCGCTGGTTCTGGCCACGGTGCCGCTGGCGGGTGCCATGGCCGGCTTTCTGCGCTACAACTTCAATCCCGCATCCATCTTCCTGGGGGACAGCGGCAGTTATACGATTGGGTTCCTCCTGGGCTGCTTCGGGATTCTGTGGAGCCAGAAGGCGGCGACGATCCTGGGTATTACGGCTCCGCTCATGGCATTTGCCGTGCCATTGTTAGACACCAGTCTGTCAATTGTCCGACGATTTCTAAGAAGGCAGCCAATTTTCGGAGCGGACCGAGGGCACATTCATCACAAACTGCTCGACATGGGCATGACGACGCGCCGGGCGGTGCTGGTGTTGTATGGCGCCGCGGGCGTGGGCGCCGGGTTGGCGCTGATTGGAAGTGCAAGCAGGAATCCGTTTGCCGGGCTGGTGCTGGTGTTGTTCGCCGCGGTGGCCTGGGTGGGGATCCAAAGCCTGGGGTATGTCGAGCTGAACATGGCGAGCCGGCTGCTGTTTCGCGGGTCGTTTCGGAGGGTCCTGAATGCGGAGCTCGCGTTACGGTCGGCGCGGTTGCGGCTGATGGCAGCGCGATCGGCGGAGGAGTACTGGGCGGGTCTGGACGAGAGCTGCGTGGAGATGGGGTTCCAGGGGTGTAGTTTGCGGGTGGATGGGTTACATTTCTCGACGGAGGGCGACCACCAGCCGGGGTGGTGGGTGACGGTACCTCTGGGCGAGCGGGGGGAAGTTCAGGTCTGGCACGACTATGCTTCGGACAGGACGGTGCATATGCTGGCCCCGTTCGCCGAGTTGCTCTGGGCGACCATCGGGCAGTTTGGGGTGGGTGAATGGCCTGGGGATCGGACGGACCGGCACGTGGCCCAGGCGAAGGCTCGAGCGGCGGCGGTGGCTGGCGGGCGGGACGAGATCGCCCTGGATTGA
- a CDS encoding PEP-CTERM sorting domain-containing protein produces the protein MIRLVLALLLASLAMPAATITINVYAALGPSSFPGESPSYGTTYPQSGTYATTVQDALQAGGADSGDINTDPTAFNKVTSVNASEVLYSANGDPLWRGTLNPTGAFSGEVGTFLYFPFSITSTDGTFSMSDVHITQTFSVPALQSAYGYDLAYSSDPTITYNFEEMGFQSGTSTYLQSGEDQSTQVDGFFNTGGYYAFAYNISAAAGATPAEQLANTLAAIAAYGNYTVTTCVSVGATDSGCASVDVIAPAAAIPEPASYALFGAGLLALAALRRKRS, from the coding sequence ATGATTCGACTTGTTTTGGCGCTCTTGCTTGCATCCTTGGCCATGCCGGCCGCGACCATCACCATCAACGTGTATGCGGCTCTCGGGCCGAGTTCGTTTCCAGGTGAGTCGCCGTCTTACGGCACTACCTATCCGCAATCGGGCACGTATGCTACCACAGTGCAGGACGCACTGCAGGCTGGCGGTGCCGATAGCGGCGACATCAACACCGACCCCACGGCGTTCAATAAAGTCACCTCGGTGAACGCCTCCGAGGTTCTGTACAGCGCAAATGGCGATCCACTCTGGAGGGGTACGTTGAATCCCACCGGAGCATTTTCGGGCGAAGTGGGCACGTTCCTGTACTTCCCGTTTTCCATCACTTCGACGGACGGGACGTTTTCTATGAGCGATGTGCACATCACGCAGACGTTCAGTGTCCCTGCCTTGCAGTCAGCCTATGGCTACGATCTCGCGTACTCTTCTGATCCCACCATCACCTATAACTTCGAGGAGATGGGGTTCCAGAGCGGCACCAGCACTTACCTCCAAAGTGGTGAAGATCAGTCGACTCAGGTCGACGGCTTCTTCAATACAGGCGGCTACTATGCTTTTGCCTATAACATATCTGCCGCCGCGGGAGCCACTCCCGCTGAGCAACTGGCGAACACCCTCGCCGCCATTGCTGCCTACGGTAACTACACAGTCACCACCTGCGTTTCGGTCGGCGCTACCGACAGCGGATGCGCTTCCGTCGATGTCATCGCACCCGCCGCGGCCATTCCCGAACCGGCATCCTACGCCCTCTTCGGCGCCGGTCTGCTGGCTCTAGCCGCTCTGCGCCGCAAGCGCTCGTAA